A region of the Falco peregrinus isolate bFalPer1 chromosome 4, bFalPer1.pri, whole genome shotgun sequence genome:
GCGGCTGCGATACTGCAGTTGAACTGTGAGAATGGAGTCACAAAGGAGCTAAAGAACCTTTTCTGCTCAGAGGGAAGACTATCAAGGTTTCCTTAATGCTTGTAAAACAAATAGCTGGTGTTTGCTGCCTACCCTGTCTTTCCATCTCCCTTTTGTTTACGGAGTCATGGGTGCTCTATCCCAGATGTCCAACTGATTGAGGTCTGTATggattttggaggaaaaaataagacatCCTTTTAATGCTTTACTTGGTGCTGCTCAAAAAATATGTGTTATATCCTGTCAGCTTTCCCCTGCGGCTGGGTCTTAGGAAAAAGGTGATGTGTCTATTGGCAGTAGCTTTTGTGCTGGCTTTCCATTCAGGAATTgctaaaagaaaatctgtaagaaattatttggttttcctCCTACCTGCTCCCTGTTTGTCTGTGCCTGTAAAGTACTAAAGTTGTTTCACAGGTGGAATGGAgggaaaatatgtttatatgAAAAATTTTCTGAGTAGATACAAGGTTTAGTGTTTGTTCCTGTGTTGATTACAAGACTCCTAAGTTTCTATTGTTATGTGAACTCCGAAGCAAAACTGTCTGTAGTTTGCCCATGTGTTACATCCAATTCATCTAGGTGTCAGTGGATTTGCTCTGGAGAGACTTTTGCTTTAATATAAACTTTGACCTGTGTAGCAGTATTTTGGCCAATTAATCTGCACTGACAGAGCAATTTTAGTCTGTTCCACTGAACttaactgattattttttttaatgattattgttttatttttaattttatttgttttgtatgGGTGCCTAAAATCAGCCCTCTCAGTAGACTCCGTGGTTTGGCGAAGAAGTTGTACTGTACACATGGTGGTTTGACTGGCAGAGTGGCTAGTGCAGTGGTGGTTTACTACTGCTTGTTAGAAGTGTGGTAGAAGAGATGAGATCCAGTCTTAGGGCCAGATCTTTCGAACTATTTCATAAAGGAAACTCTTTTCTTGTCTCTTCACTAAGTCTCTGTAGCTCTTACCAAGTATTTGGCCTGCAACAACCATGGAAATTTCCCATATTTTGTGAGGACTGCAGTTCATCTACTACTTGTGGGAGATAGATCTCCATTCAAAAAATGAAGCTTTGTatctttattatatatatttatttatttccctgaaTTGGGAAATAGCACACAAATTTTACAAGTTATTCTGACCTATGAatttaggttttgcttttttaaaatgtatgctCTGAATTTGAAAATGGCACACCATTAAAAAACTGTGATACTCATAAATAGGATGACTGACTTTCAGGAAATAACTACTTGTTCAACTCTGCAGAAATGTGACCTCCATCGCCTGGAAGAAGGCCCTAGTACCACAGCAGTGATGACTCGAGAGGAGGGGCTCCATTACTACAAGACAATGCAGACCATACGACGCATGGAGCTGAAGTCTGACCAGCTGTACAAGCAGAAGATCATTCGTGGCTTCTGCCACTTATATGATGGTCAGGTAAGATTatttccaccccccccacccccacccccccccccaagaggTTTTATATTTTCTCACCTTGCTTAACATAGGGATTTGAATAGAGTGGAGTATCTGTGTACAATGGCTGAAGTTGTAGATGGATCTGTGTTTTAGTGTgttacttctttaaaaacaatgtcTTGGCACACAAGGGAATCCCTGAGATCTTGGGATAGcaacaggaaaagagagaaggcAAGGTGCAGCTGACAGCTGAATGTGAGGAATGAGCAACTGCAGCATATTGAATTCAACACATTTGGAGGCccacatcctcctcctcctcaagcTTCATTGATGTTTTTTGTTCCATGTCTTAGAGCTCATGTGCCCGCTAAAAAGCAACAGCCAGGAGAAGGAACTTCATAAACTTGGTGAAACTTTGCTCTCTGGCCACTCCCCTGCCATTTTTTGAATTGGGGTTGTTTAGATGCTTCATCTGGGAGATGGGTGTACAAAACGTCCACAGATTTTTGTAGCTTCTAGTTCCTCTCCTGTCTGCCTTTGTTAATCAGAGTCTGGATGAAATTTTGGAGCCCAAGGCTGTTGTAGCTCCAGGCCTGCCACCCCTCAGGATTTAAGGCAGTCTCCTGTATCTGTGCTCTTCCTGTGTTTCCCTGGTATTTGATGTGTGTGGGTTCATAGCTGGCCCTTGCCACACTGATGTCTGTGGGAGTTGTGTGCTTTTCTTCATTGCTAAGCGTGCTTTTCCTTTGTAACAGGAGGCTTGCTGTGTAGGGCTTGAAGTTGCCATAAAGCCTACAGACCATGTGATAACAGCTTACAGAGCTCATGGCTTTACTTACGCACGAGGAGTGCCTGTTCGAGAAATTCTTGCAGAACTTACAGGTTTGTGCTAAGTAAAATGAGCATTCACGTACTGCTTTACTTGTGTCAgaattttttattcaaattcAAAATGATTCTGATGCAGAAAGTATGCTGGAGCTTCAGAAACAGTTTAGTGACGTAGCAGAATAAATAAGTTTCATAATTCTATGATAAACCCACTTTTAACATAAAATGTAGGTCATAGGGGATATTTAAGTGCTGGTACTTCTAAAGCATaaattcagaaagcttttcttgATACCATATACTGGATTTGTTGTGGTGCAGCAGCTCATTTAAATAGAACTTGCCGGTGGTAGGCATTTGTTCTCCATACAACAGGGCATTACCCTCACTAGGAGACAGACTTGGATTTTCAGAATTATGCTGCTGAAGTCTTGGGAAGACTGGTAAACACCAATTGTAATGGTAAACTGATTTGGAAAATCTGACTGTAACAAGAATAGCAAAAAATTACATTGATCAGTTAGGAGTTCTTaaatactttctaaaataaaggATTGTACAGAAAGTGGAAGGAGATTACTGAAGTTAAATTGCAAttaaggaaaacagttttctgataAAAAATTAGACAATTCTGGGTTTGCTTTGGCCTTAGCTGGCAGAATCTGTGAAAGCTCACATGAAACCACTTCATAAGCACATGAAAGATATGAGAAAgatcaataataaaaattattaactaAGAAGAAGAAGTACAAATTCCAGAAAGAGATCCAGCattcaacttttaaaataaacaccaagGTTAAGGCACAAAAACCAACTAAACAAGCTGTGcttattagaaataaaatataagccTTTGCAGCTAGTAACAAGAAAGATCGGAATAAGAAATGGAGTGGGCTGGTGAGAAACTCTATTCTTAGACCAGCTCATTTAAATAGCATTTGTTGTAATGCTTCATGGACCACTAGTTATCTTCAAATTACAGCTTGGAAAAAGCTGGGCTAGGTGGCTTTTTGATGTTTAtcctggggtgggatggggagctCTTGGTcatattttttggtttgggttggttttgttattttattttggttttatttcatgtcCTGCCTGCAATTTTTACTATATGGTTATTGTCAAGTGGAGGACAAGTGTAGGTCATTGCAACTACTTTGGAAAAGTGTTCCTACCTTTCTTGCAGAAGACAAAAGTAATAAGGACTGTATATACTAGTTCTTACAGATTACATATATGAGAAATACAGACAGTGttggctattaaaaaaacccaaccaacaaacagCGAACCCATATTTATCAGAAAGTATTTTGACATAGTAGGACACTGAAACTTCTTGGttgattttaaaacttcttaatttcattctgcatttcttgaattatgttttcattatcgttctctttttccctcttcttgAATTTGTTTTGTGATTTGTTTAGCATAAACTCTTTGGGGAGAGGCCATTGTGTCTTAATTCCACATAGATCTAATGACAACAACATAGTCTTAGTGTTAATACCTTTAGGATTTGAATTAGATGTTCCTATTTGCATGgtatttttcctccagaaaaatatataattgcTTATTATTTATGTTTCAGGTCGAAAAGGAGGATGTgtgaagggaaaaggaggatcAATGCATATGTATACCAAAAACTTCTATGGTGGCAATGGTATTGTTGGTGCTCAGGTATATACATGACTTTGACTTTAAAGCCCAAGTTGAATTTGGCTCCTGTCCTCTGCCATTGTTTCCTCTCAGTTTGGGTGGTTTGAGCTTGTATACAGATACTGTTGCTCTCTGGCTATTAAAGCTGTTATGTCTTTATTCTGGTTTTCTCACTGTTCCATAAACTGCAGCAAAAGTGAATCAAATTGAGAATATAGTTAATGTTTATATTTTGGCTGTTATACAGACTGGAACAAAAGGAAGTGGGTTGGTAACGACTTGTTTGTGGAGCCGATATCTAATAGTGTAAATGTCTCTTTACAATTCACAAGCTGCCTATCTCCAACTCCTTTAAACATTGTTCTAAAATTTTGGTTTGTCCTGTATTCTGTGATAGGTTCCTCTTGGAGCTGGGATTGCGCTGGCCTGTAAATACTTCGGTAAAAACGAAATCTGCCTGACGTTATATGGGGATGGTGCAGCCAACCAGGTAAATGAGCCTGTCTAGTGTGGCTCTGTGAGGAAGAGTTAGACTGTGGGTagtcagttttccttctgtgaacTGTGAGCTCTGCCCTTCCACCAAGTAGTGGGAGAGCACCTTTCCCCCTGCCTGTGTCCTACCTGCAACCCAGCCAACGTCTGACTTGGAACTTGTGCTAGGATTGTTGTGTTGGGCTTTCTGCTGCAAGGGTGCTTTGTTAAAGGAGTCCACTGACAGTGAAAAAGCAATCCTGGGGAGAGGGAAGTCCACCGTCAAGCTGCAGTTCATTGCAGTTTTCCTTACGGCTTTTGTTCCGAAGTTCTGTTTGCTGAGACATACTTCGTGTAGGTGGCTGGGCATCTTCCAAGTTTTGAATACTAGCACCTCTTATTTGTGTTCTTAAGCATTTGAGTAGGAGTATGTTTCAAGAACGGTGTAGTTGTTAGAGGAGTGATTCAGATGAACAGTTAAGAAGTTAATTACTAGTTGCTTTTTATATATCAGGATTGTACCGTGTGCTTGGATTTTCCTATGTTTTGGACCTGTGCAAATGTCTGTCCTTCCCTGCCTCTATTTTGAACTCTGCCCTTGTCGCTAGAGCGGAGGGAAAGCTTCTTGGCTCCTTCCCTTCTGGAGGGCTCCAGATACTCAGGGAGCCAGCAGGGCTGATGTTTAATTATGTCATCGTGTGAGTCATGGGAGGAGGGGGTTCCAGTTGCACTTGGCTCATCTAAGCGTTACACCCAGTGGTCTCTGTGCTGTAAGGAGAGCTCTGAAGGACAGCAGTGAAGATGAGAGTGCTGCTGCATAGGGAGAAACATGtaatttacatttctgaagACAGGAGAGGACAGAGCCACTTAGCATTGACATTCCAGCCAGTCTTTTCACGTTATCTGCAGAGATGTTCAGCCAGATAAGAAATTGGTGGTTTAGAGCATACTGTTGATGCAATTTCCCAAACAGGTGGATTATGGTTCTtagttttctctgtctttgaCTTCGGGTAGCAAGGCTGACGCAGTCACTGCGGTCAACCTTTTCTATTACTTTGCTGTAGCAAGCGTCCTGCCAGATTAGTCACCTGTGAAGTAATTTAGGACTGTTGCTGAAGTAATTAATTTAAAGCTGAAGGTTTTGTGCCACCCTAACACAGGTACTGATACAggcttaaaaattaatttctataaaCTATTAGTTGAGATGAAAGCTACCTTACATAAtgtagcttctttttttattcctgctgagctgcagcaactgGCTGGTTTCAGATCATTTTTAGTACTAAAATTTCTCCTAGCTAGACCTGTGCAACTGAATGATTTTCAGTAGAGCCTAATGCTCCAAGGCTGGGCTCCCTGTCTGGATGtaatttgctctttttctttcagggcCAGATATTTGAAACATACAATATGGCCGCCTTGTGGAAGCTGCCTTGTATTTTTATCTGTGAGAACAATCGGTATGGAATGGGAACTTCAGTTGAAAGAGCTGCAGCCAGTACTGACTACTACAAAAGAGGAGACTTCATTCCAGGGCTCAGGGTGAGCACAGTCACAGCTTTCTTCAGGGGGGATGTGCCTGCACACACCTGCACAGTACAGacatatgtatgcatttttttatttataaaaaaaattttaagtatAGGAAAATTTGAAACTGAATTCCTATTGCACTTGTGGAAGTACTGAAATGGGAAGTTTGGGGTTTGACATCTTTCTGCCTCAACTTGTAGTTTCTGTTTATCAGGTGGATGGCATGGATGTTCTCTGTGTTCgagaagcagcaaaatttgCAGCTGAGTACTGTAGATCTGGAAAAGTAAGTCTGTAATCATCATTCCTTTTCCATAGGTGAAATTCTTAGCCAGATTTTTGCTGCATGAAGAGTTCCTTCTCCAGTCACTGTTGAAACTTTATTtgacctttattttctttgttctgcacTGTATTGAACCTGTAAGCAATTAAGTGGTTCTTCAGTTTTGTTAGAATTTATTAACATGCAGTTGGTATTAACCaagcatctaaaaaaaaaataatactctgTTACTCGGTcatctttttccccatttttacTCCAGTTAAATTCTGTTGTGAAAGGTGTTCTGACTGTCAGGCAGTTGTGTTCTTTGTGAAGAGTTTAATTAGGGGAAGCATCAAGGGAAGTAGCAATTATTCTATTTACAATAAGTGGAAAGTGAAGTAAAAGTTTTGTGAGTCAGCATTAGTGTCTTATCACCCAAGTACGATATGGTGgttttgaagatttttaatatttggtgAAATAATACTTGCACCGGGAACATACAACAGAGAAAGGTTTACACAGAAGAGTAAGGTTCTGTGAGTTACAATCTTACAGTGAAACAACAGGCAATTTGAAATAGTCTTGAGTAATGGCACTTCCAGTGACAttggaagggaagaaatggTTTAACGCTGCTCAGTAAGAACATGAGACTAAATGCTTACATTTGATGCCGAAAAACCTCGGAATGAAGAAAACTGCGAAGAGACTTTTTGTACTTCTAGCAGCAAGGCATTTATTATCAGCGCAGGGTAGTTCGCACCACAGAAACTCGCACCGAAGCACAGGTGTGAAACAGGCTAATTTATACATTTGACATACATGATTGCGACATTCTCATACATTATTCATGTAATTATGACATCTCATTGCATATTAATGATGGGCAGAGTCTAGGCAGGGCCTGTGTGGAGTTTAGGTGGCGTCTTCTCTTGGCATCAATTTTTAGAGGGTCATTCAGGCCTTCAGCCTCACTCAGGTGATCTTCCTCAGAGCTGCACTTTTCAACTTTCTTTCATAAGTGCCCCTGCGAGGATCTTGTACATGAATCTTGGCTTGTTaccattttcttccattgaTGTGTCTAACTCTACCTACTTTATGATTTCTAGTACCTGGTACAGCGATTTCCAACAGTGGCTCAGGCCTGGGCACAGGGAGCAAGAGCAGGGCGATTCAGCACTACATGCTTGGTTCCTCAGTAACCAAGTTGAGCAATCTTGTAAGGCAGGACAGAACTTTTACCTGAGACTTTTCTCAGGTGGA
Encoded here:
- the PDHA1 gene encoding pyruvate dehydrogenase E1 component subunit alpha, somatic form, mitochondrial isoform X2 — translated: MRKMLLAALSRVLQGPAAATAGRTASRVVVASRNYADFASEATFEIKKCDLHRLEEGPSTTAVMTREEGLHYYKTMQTIRRMELKSDQLYKQKIIRGFCHLYDGQEACCVGLEVAIKPTDHVITAYRAHGFTYARGVPVREILAELTGRKGGCVKGKGGSMHMYTKNFYGGNGIVGAQVPLGAGIALACKYFGKNEICLTLYGDGAANQGQIFETYNMAALWKLPCIFICENNRYGMGTSVERAAASTDYYKRGDFIPGLRVDGMDVLCVREAAKFAAEYCRSGKGPILMELQTYRYHGHSMSDPGISYRTREEIQEVRSKSDPITLLKDRMVNNNLASIEELKEIDVAVRKEIEEAAQFATTDPEPPLEELGNHIYFNEPPFEVRGPNQWIRYKSVS
- the PDHA1 gene encoding pyruvate dehydrogenase E1 component subunit alpha, somatic form, mitochondrial isoform X1 is translated as MRKMLLAALSRVLQGPAAATAGRTGAVSEASRVVVASRNYADFASEATFEIKKCDLHRLEEGPSTTAVMTREEGLHYYKTMQTIRRMELKSDQLYKQKIIRGFCHLYDGQEACCVGLEVAIKPTDHVITAYRAHGFTYARGVPVREILAELTGRKGGCVKGKGGSMHMYTKNFYGGNGIVGAQVPLGAGIALACKYFGKNEICLTLYGDGAANQGQIFETYNMAALWKLPCIFICENNRYGMGTSVERAAASTDYYKRGDFIPGLRVDGMDVLCVREAAKFAAEYCRSGKGPILMELQTYRYHGHSMSDPGISYRTREEIQEVRSKSDPITLLKDRMVNNNLASIEELKEIDVAVRKEIEEAAQFATTDPEPPLEELGNHIYFNEPPFEVRGPNQWIRYKSVS